A stretch of the Neodiprion lecontei isolate iyNeoLeco1 chromosome 4, iyNeoLeco1.1, whole genome shotgun sequence genome encodes the following:
- the LOC107218754 gene encoding protein-cysteine N-palmitoyltransferase HHAT isoform X1, producing the protein MKRSVALNGLELWIYFCGWTGGIIIGMYHLYLHSSSYFRYYDDVYGDFSPGWKWIGGKRDTADPEWRIWIPLLYRILPWACVQIFIGQIVKYFFSSMLLCCWYIVISLTFLWSFVGSPAIIFLLIHPTLAWLLVPLRSKIILWTLHVSCLVVLNAVKSTDCIVQKWLELEEDEYNVLTVALAWMQLKSIGFSFDNMAKYRCKSFDESFEEFVQILAYCLYLPTLFLGQLILYNDFVNGINTLYEKWTFKRVTSLILGLFRYLFWIFFTEFSLHFLYINILHFHSELLHSFNSWALYGFGYCMGQYFLNKYVVVYGFSRVIARAENIADLYTPKCIARIHLYSDMWKYFDRGLHNFLLRYIYLPVAGTKSALQKVFASFLCFSLVYVWHGTQMFILTWSVLNFIGVTIESLARTIGSTKIYIETQRKVMGPTNARRFHCILASPLLAMSAISNFYFFGGQEIGNIFVRRILGELSVCYPLVDSWKSFVTLLSVLYCCCQLSTELKIRDTKKSQPVKSD; encoded by the exons ATGAAGCGAAGCGTTGCTCTTAACGGCCTTGAATTGTGGATATATTTTTGCGGATGGACTGGCGGAATAATCATTGGAATGTATCATCTTTACCTGCATTCTAGTTCAT ACTTTAGGTATTACGATGATGTTTATGGAGACTTTAGTCCCGGATGGAAATGGATTGGTGGTAAGCGCGATACCGCCGACCCGGAATGGAGGATCTGGATTCCGCTGTTATATAGGATTTTACCTTGGGCTTgcgttcaaattttcattgggCAAATAGttaaatatttcttcagttcTATG CTATTGTGCTGTTGGTACATTGTTATAAGTTTGACGTTTCTCTGGTCATTTGTCGGGTCACCAGCTATAATCTTCTTGTTAATTCATCCGACTCTGGCATGGCTCCTTGTGCCTCTTCGAAGCAAAATTATACTATGGACACTTCATGTATCCTGTTTGGTCGTACTGAATGCTGTAAAAAGTACAGATTGTATTGTGCAAAAATGGTTGGAACTTGAGGAAGATGAATATAACGTATTGACAGTCGCCCTGGCTTGGATGCAATTGAAAAGCATTGGTTTCAGCTTTGACAATATGGCTAAATATCGGTGCAAAAGTTTTGACGAATCCTTTGAAGAATTCGTACAGATATTAGCCTACTGTCTTTATCTACCCACACTGTTTCTTGGTCAGTTGATATTGTACAACGATTTTGTCAACGGG ATCAACACATTGTACGAGAAATGGACATTCAAGAGGGTCACGTCGTTAATTCTTGGCTTATTTCGATATcttttttggatatttttcacAGAGTTTTCCCTACACTTTCTGTATATTAATATACTTCACTTTCACTCCGAG TTGTTACATAGCTTCAATAGCTGGGCACTATATGGTTTCGGATATTGCATGGGACAGTACTTCTTGAACAAATATGTTGTGGTATATGGATTCTCAAGAGTGATCGCACGCGCTGAAAATATTGCAGATCTGTACACTCCTAAATGTATCGCTAGAATTCACTTGTATTCTGATATGTGGAAGTATTTTGACAGAGGGTTGCACAACTTTCTTCTCAg gtATATTTACTTACCAGTTGCTGGTACAAAATCTGCATTGCAAAAAGTCTTTGCATCATTTCTCTGTTTTTCACTTGTGTATGTCTGGCATGGCACGCAAATGTTTATACTCACATGGTcggttttgaatttcattggaGTAACAATAGAAAGTTTGGCAAGGACAATTGGAAGCACTAAAATATACATCGAAACTCAGAGAAAAGTCATGGGGCCAACAAATGCAAGACGTTTTCATTGTATTTTGGCAAGTCCGTTGCTAGCAATGTCAGCAAtctccaatttttatttctttggcGGTCAGGAGATTGGGAATATTTTCGTGCGCAGGATACTTGGcg AACTGTCTGTTTGTTATCCTCTTGTAGATTCGTGGAAAAGCTTCGTTACATTGTTGTCTGTTTTGTATTGTTGCTGTCAGTTGTCAACGGAGTTGAAAATAAGAGATACTAAAAAATCACAACCTGTGAAGAGTGATTAA
- the LOC107218751 gene encoding zinc finger protein 761-like isoform X2 — protein sequence MLKLVLQTQEGQQIEVTVSPDDTFADLQRLYESPENPGLFELLKHLITSGIDVDARTKVFDYVTNSKWLVEESLDDISGLQTVDTLQTIIEETRIKECCVEDCSNTNLTAPNKVFFPLPTEKDRLSAWLMGIGKPDLLNVGIEFSTDIADEHFVCADHFAPSQFLKGTDQVLKRRACPSLTQINIEDRASSLSNQKQDPLYLETETSDKSRLPQIMESNKDLGITNAFDSAILDEFDIFNDVTHPGRLCRLCGEHTLDPVYLFSPNDHSNNKCTVADKINICLPITVTAKDPLPKQVCAQCLEKLDTCHKLATTCLETEDKLKSMFEMKKFHVNVVNDKRCPLCISGNMQIVTKSGIYRKDKAESFPEILKNSSARTRQMSPSKSNNNKTEILSSVDREPLRDFYTDIPASITQSEDSIKNENVPLRLPSYLSQGELLCSICSQKEDNIEQLTEHAKQHNGYPCTICADVNFKTVNEQQLHFLRHGVNRGYCETCSLEWTNPTDAAEHLKICKPEFWSLECAHCGEKFPHIEAGNKHNCQMLITEVEGFKCDLCGKKYMQKINLNMHMRTHEKREAVYYKCSFCNKQFTRKGSLHKHVSTLHSVVESATSPKCYKCRKCDEAFVTSASAEAHITEKHFSQLMIADVSFTSNQFTADEINLSRVYICEYCERCYTIPSSLHDHRQNEHYENSDYQCNICNSSFETYKSLSRHKTLHIKENDLEDLGIKQYYLCNYCNKTFLHYGTLMIHTSQHQQPLPYLCRLCNFQCATYKEVAEHRKNTHPYQSVLHERPNNLYHCQYCEKSFCHEVALIKHIRMHTGERPYKCSICGKGFSQTSGLYTHLKVHSNLRPYTCPQCPQTFKIKGDRDNHVKKHSGDRPYKCDFCEKAFMTQHVYSQHRKIHTNERPYKCDVCGEAFRRSHVLTVHMRRHTGAKPHTCDMCSKAYRQRGDLLKHKKIQHGVTTINSSGAVPSSRTALPSSGDISSSTESTTIFPIV from the exons ATGCTAAAACTTGTTCTTCAGACCCAGGAGGGTCAGCAGATAGAAGTAACTGTAAGCCCGGATGATACATTCGCAGACTTACAGCGACTGTACGAAAGTCCAGAAAATCCTGGCCTGTTCGAACTTCTCAAGCACCTCATTACCAGCGGGATAGACGTGGATGCGAGAACCAAAGTATTCGATTATGTTACAAACAGTA AATGGCTGGTCGAGGAATCGCTCGACGACATTAGCGGTCTACAAACAGTCGATACTTTACAAACTATAATCGAAGAGACACGGATAAAAGAATGCTGTGTAGAAGACTGTTCCAACACTAACCTGACAGCGCCGAATAAAGTCTTTTTTCCGTTGCCCACTGAGAAAGATAG attATCTGCGTGGTTGATGGGAATAGGGAAACCAGATCTGCTCAATGTGGGAATAGAATTTTCCACCGACATCGCAGATGAACACTTTGTTTGCGCAGATCATTTTGCACCTAGTCAATTTTTAAAGGGAACTGATCAGGTACTAAAACGACGAGCCTGCCCATCGCTGACACAGATCAACATAGAGGATCGGGCAAGTTCTTTGTCAAACCAGAAGCAAGATCCGTTGTACTTAGAAACTGAAACCTCGG ACAAATCACGTTTACCACAGATAATGGAAAGTAATAAGGATCTCGGTATCACAAATGCGTTTGATAGTGCAATACTAGATGAGTTTGACATTTTTAATGACGTAACTCACCCAGGTCGATTATGCAGACTATGTGGCGAGCATACCCTAGATCCTGTTTATCTCTTTTCGCCAAATGATCACAGCAACAACAAATGCACGGTGgctgataaaataaatatatgtctACCAATTACG GTAACCGCTAAGGATCCCCTGCCGAAACAAGTATGCGCACAGTGTTTGGAGAAACTTGACACATGTCACAAACTTGCGACGACATGTCTAGAAACGGAAGACAAATTGAAATCAAtgttcgaaatgaaaaaattccacgTAAATGTAGTCAATGACAAACGATGTCCGTTATGCATTTCTGGGAATATGCAAATTGTAACCAAGAGTGGAATTTACCGCAAAGATAAAGCCGAAAGTTTTCCagagatattgaaaaattccagtGCCCGCACTAGACAAATGTCACCCTCTAAGagcaacaataataaaacGGAAATTTTGAGTTCTGTTGATAGAGAACCTCTTCGGG atttctACACCGATATTCCTGCGTCGATAACACAATCGGAAGACTCGATCAAGAATGAAAATGTCCCACTAAGGTTGCCGTCGTATTTATCACAAGGTGAATTACTCTGTTCAATCTGTTCCCAAAAAGAAGACAACATTGAACAATTGACTGAGCATGCAAAGCAGCATAATGGATACCCATGCACGATTTGTGCAGATGTTAACTTTAAAACTGTAAATGAACAACAACTACACTTTCTCAGACACGGAGTTAACCGTGGATATTGCGAGACATGCTCTCTGGAATGGACGAATCCCACAGATGCTGCAGAGCATCTTAAAATCTGCAAACCCGAATTTTGGAGCCTTGAGTGTGCACATTGCGGGGAAAAATTTCCTCACATTGAAGCAGGAAACAAGCACAATTGCCAAATGTTGATAACAGAAGTGGAAGG GTTCAAATGTGATCTgtgtgggaaaaaatatatgcaaaaaattaatctaAACATGCACATGAGGACACACGAAAAGAGAGAAGCGGTTTACTACAAGTGTTCGTTTTGTAACAAACAATTCACACGAAAAGGAAGTCTCCACAAGCATGTTTCGACGTTGCACAGTGTAGTCGAGTCGGCCACAAGTCCTAAATGTTACAAATGCCGAAAGTGTGACGAGGCTTTTGTAACCTCGGCCAGCGCCGAAGCTCACATAACAGAGAAACACTTTAGTCAATTAATGATAGCAGATGTGAGTTTTACAAGCAATCAATTCACTGCagatgaaattaatttgtcCCGAGTGTACATCTGTGAGTACTGTGAGCGTTGTTATACGATCCCTAGTTCGTTACACGACCATAGGCAGAATGAACACTACGAAAATTCTGACTATCAATGCAACATTTGTAACAGTTCGTTCGAGACCTACAAATCGTTATCACGGCACAAAACGTTACACATTAAAGAAAATGACTTGGAAGATTTAGGCATAAAGCAGTATTATCTCTGTAACTATTGCAACAAGACATTTTTACATTATGGTACCTTGATGATTCACACATCTCAACATCAACAGCCGTTACCGTATCTATGCAGGCTTTGCAACTTCCAATGTGCGACTTACAAGGAGGTGGCTGAGCATAGGAAAAATACACATCCGTATCAGTCAGTTTTGCACGAACGACCCAATAATTTATATCACTGTCAGTACTGCGAAAAATCCTTCTGCCATGAAGTAGCATTAATCAAACATATCAGAATGCATACCGGTGAGAGACCTTACAAATGTTCAATATGCGGAAAAGGCTTCTCTCAAACATCTGGTCTATATACACATCTGAAAGTTCATTCTAACCTGAGACCGTACACCTGTCCACAGTGTCCACAGACGTTCAAAATCAAAGGCGATAGGGATAATCACGTAAAAAAACATTCGGGAGATCGTCCTTACAAATGTGATTTTTGCGAAAAGGCGTTCATGACGCAGCATGTCTACAGCCAACATCGTAAAATACATACAAACGAAAGACCTTACAAATGTGATGTTTGCGGTGAGGCTTTTAGAAGGTCGCATGTACTTACAGTCCACATGAGACGTCATACCGGTGCAAAACCGCACACGTGCGACATGTGCAGTAAGGCTTACAGGCAACGCGGCGATTTattaaaacataaaaaaatccAGCACGGCGTAACGACCATCAATTCGAGTGGCGCGGTGCCTAGTTCTAGGACCGCTCTTCCGTCTTCCGGTGATATTTCGAGTAGCACGGAATCAACAACCATTTTTCCAATCGTTTGA
- the LOC107218751 gene encoding uncharacterized protein LOC107218751 isoform X3, whose amino-acid sequence MLKLVLQTQEGQQIEVTVSPDDTFADLQRLYESPENPGLFELLKHLITSGIDVDARTKVFDYVTNSSSTEWLVEESLDDISGLQTVDTLQTIIEETRIKECCVEDCSNTNLTAPNKVFFPLPTEKDRLSAWLMGIGKPDLLNVGIEFSTDIADEHFVCADHFAPSQFLKGTDQVLKRRACPSLTQINIEDRASSLSNQKQDPLYLETETSDKSRLPQIMESNKDLGITNAFDSAILDEFDIFNDVTHPGRLCRLCGEHTLDPVYLFSPNDHSNNKCTVADKINICLPITVTAKDPLPKQVCAQCLEKLDTCHKLATTCLETEDKLKSMFEMKKFHVNVVNDKRCPLCISGNMQIVTKSGIYRKDKAESFPEILKNSSARTRQMSPSKSNNNKTEILSSVDREPLRDFYTDIPASITQSEDSIKNENVPLRLPSYLSQDTELTVDIARHALWNGRIPQMLQSILKSANPNFGALSVHIAGKNFLTLKQETSTIAKC is encoded by the exons ATGCTAAAACTTGTTCTTCAGACCCAGGAGGGTCAGCAGATAGAAGTAACTGTAAGCCCGGATGATACATTCGCAGACTTACAGCGACTGTACGAAAGTCCAGAAAATCCTGGCCTGTTCGAACTTCTCAAGCACCTCATTACCAGCGGGATAGACGTGGATGCGAGAACCAAAGTATTCGATTATGTTACAAACAGTA GTTCAACAGAATGGCTGGTCGAGGAATCGCTCGACGACATTAGCGGTCTACAAACAGTCGATACTTTACAAACTATAATCGAAGAGACACGGATAAAAGAATGCTGTGTAGAAGACTGTTCCAACACTAACCTGACAGCGCCGAATAAAGTCTTTTTTCCGTTGCCCACTGAGAAAGATAG attATCTGCGTGGTTGATGGGAATAGGGAAACCAGATCTGCTCAATGTGGGAATAGAATTTTCCACCGACATCGCAGATGAACACTTTGTTTGCGCAGATCATTTTGCACCTAGTCAATTTTTAAAGGGAACTGATCAGGTACTAAAACGACGAGCCTGCCCATCGCTGACACAGATCAACATAGAGGATCGGGCAAGTTCTTTGTCAAACCAGAAGCAAGATCCGTTGTACTTAGAAACTGAAACCTCGG ACAAATCACGTTTACCACAGATAATGGAAAGTAATAAGGATCTCGGTATCACAAATGCGTTTGATAGTGCAATACTAGATGAGTTTGACATTTTTAATGACGTAACTCACCCAGGTCGATTATGCAGACTATGTGGCGAGCATACCCTAGATCCTGTTTATCTCTTTTCGCCAAATGATCACAGCAACAACAAATGCACGGTGgctgataaaataaatatatgtctACCAATTACG GTAACCGCTAAGGATCCCCTGCCGAAACAAGTATGCGCACAGTGTTTGGAGAAACTTGACACATGTCACAAACTTGCGACGACATGTCTAGAAACGGAAGACAAATTGAAATCAAtgttcgaaatgaaaaaattccacgTAAATGTAGTCAATGACAAACGATGTCCGTTATGCATTTCTGGGAATATGCAAATTGTAACCAAGAGTGGAATTTACCGCAAAGATAAAGCCGAAAGTTTTCCagagatattgaaaaattccagtGCCCGCACTAGACAAATGTCACCCTCTAAGagcaacaataataaaacGGAAATTTTGAGTTCTGTTGATAGAGAACCTCTTCGGG atttctACACCGATATTCCTGCGTCGATAACACAATCGGAAGACTCGATCAAGAATGAAAATGTCCCACTAAGGTTGCCGTCGTATTTATCACAAG ACACGGAGTTAACCGTGGATATTGCGAGACATGCTCTCTGGAATGGACGAATCCCACAGATGCTGCAGAGCATCTTAAAATCTGCAAACCCGAATTTTGGAGCCTTGAGTGTGCACATTGCGGGGAAAAATTTCCTCACATTGAAGCAGGAAACAAGCACAATTGCCAAATGTTGA
- the LOC107218754 gene encoding protein-cysteine N-palmitoyltransferase HHAT isoform X2, whose protein sequence is MKRSVALNGLELWIYFCGWTGGIIIGMYHLYLHSSSYFRYYDDVYGDFSPGWKWIGGKRDTADPEWRIWIPLLYRILPWACVQIFIGQIVKYFFSSMLLCCWYIVISLTFLWSFVGSPAIIFLLIHPTLAWLLVPLRSKIILWTLHVSCLVVLNAVKSTDCIVQKWLELEEDEYNVLTVALAWMQLKSIGFSFDNMAKYRCKSFDESFEEFVQILAYCLYLPTLFLGQLILYNDFVNGINTLYEKWTFKRVTSLILGLFRYLFWIFFTEFSLHFLYINILHFHSELLHSFNSWALYGFGYCMGQYFLNKYVVVYGFSRVIARAENIADLYTPKCIARIHLYSDMWKYFDRGLHNFLLRYIYLPVAGTKSALQKVFASFLCFSLVYVWHGTQMFILTWSVLNFIGVTIESLARTIGSTKIYIETQRKVMGPTNARRFHCILASPLLAMSAISNFYFFGGQEIGNIFVRRILGDSWKSFVTLLSVLYCCCQLSTELKIRDTKKSQPVKSD, encoded by the exons ATGAAGCGAAGCGTTGCTCTTAACGGCCTTGAATTGTGGATATATTTTTGCGGATGGACTGGCGGAATAATCATTGGAATGTATCATCTTTACCTGCATTCTAGTTCAT ACTTTAGGTATTACGATGATGTTTATGGAGACTTTAGTCCCGGATGGAAATGGATTGGTGGTAAGCGCGATACCGCCGACCCGGAATGGAGGATCTGGATTCCGCTGTTATATAGGATTTTACCTTGGGCTTgcgttcaaattttcattgggCAAATAGttaaatatttcttcagttcTATG CTATTGTGCTGTTGGTACATTGTTATAAGTTTGACGTTTCTCTGGTCATTTGTCGGGTCACCAGCTATAATCTTCTTGTTAATTCATCCGACTCTGGCATGGCTCCTTGTGCCTCTTCGAAGCAAAATTATACTATGGACACTTCATGTATCCTGTTTGGTCGTACTGAATGCTGTAAAAAGTACAGATTGTATTGTGCAAAAATGGTTGGAACTTGAGGAAGATGAATATAACGTATTGACAGTCGCCCTGGCTTGGATGCAATTGAAAAGCATTGGTTTCAGCTTTGACAATATGGCTAAATATCGGTGCAAAAGTTTTGACGAATCCTTTGAAGAATTCGTACAGATATTAGCCTACTGTCTTTATCTACCCACACTGTTTCTTGGTCAGTTGATATTGTACAACGATTTTGTCAACGGG ATCAACACATTGTACGAGAAATGGACATTCAAGAGGGTCACGTCGTTAATTCTTGGCTTATTTCGATATcttttttggatatttttcacAGAGTTTTCCCTACACTTTCTGTATATTAATATACTTCACTTTCACTCCGAG TTGTTACATAGCTTCAATAGCTGGGCACTATATGGTTTCGGATATTGCATGGGACAGTACTTCTTGAACAAATATGTTGTGGTATATGGATTCTCAAGAGTGATCGCACGCGCTGAAAATATTGCAGATCTGTACACTCCTAAATGTATCGCTAGAATTCACTTGTATTCTGATATGTGGAAGTATTTTGACAGAGGGTTGCACAACTTTCTTCTCAg gtATATTTACTTACCAGTTGCTGGTACAAAATCTGCATTGCAAAAAGTCTTTGCATCATTTCTCTGTTTTTCACTTGTGTATGTCTGGCATGGCACGCAAATGTTTATACTCACATGGTcggttttgaatttcattggaGTAACAATAGAAAGTTTGGCAAGGACAATTGGAAGCACTAAAATATACATCGAAACTCAGAGAAAAGTCATGGGGCCAACAAATGCAAGACGTTTTCATTGTATTTTGGCAAGTCCGTTGCTAGCAATGTCAGCAAtctccaatttttatttctttggcGGTCAGGAGATTGGGAATATTTTCGTGCGCAGGATACTTGGcg ATTCGTGGAAAAGCTTCGTTACATTGTTGTCTGTTTTGTATTGTTGCTGTCAGTTGTCAACGGAGTTGAAAATAAGAGATACTAAAAAATCACAACCTGTGAAGAGTGATTAA
- the LOC107218751 gene encoding zinc finger protein 761-like isoform X1 translates to MLKLVLQTQEGQQIEVTVSPDDTFADLQRLYESPENPGLFELLKHLITSGIDVDARTKVFDYVTNSSSTEWLVEESLDDISGLQTVDTLQTIIEETRIKECCVEDCSNTNLTAPNKVFFPLPTEKDRLSAWLMGIGKPDLLNVGIEFSTDIADEHFVCADHFAPSQFLKGTDQVLKRRACPSLTQINIEDRASSLSNQKQDPLYLETETSDKSRLPQIMESNKDLGITNAFDSAILDEFDIFNDVTHPGRLCRLCGEHTLDPVYLFSPNDHSNNKCTVADKINICLPITVTAKDPLPKQVCAQCLEKLDTCHKLATTCLETEDKLKSMFEMKKFHVNVVNDKRCPLCISGNMQIVTKSGIYRKDKAESFPEILKNSSARTRQMSPSKSNNNKTEILSSVDREPLRDFYTDIPASITQSEDSIKNENVPLRLPSYLSQGELLCSICSQKEDNIEQLTEHAKQHNGYPCTICADVNFKTVNEQQLHFLRHGVNRGYCETCSLEWTNPTDAAEHLKICKPEFWSLECAHCGEKFPHIEAGNKHNCQMLITEVEGFKCDLCGKKYMQKINLNMHMRTHEKREAVYYKCSFCNKQFTRKGSLHKHVSTLHSVVESATSPKCYKCRKCDEAFVTSASAEAHITEKHFSQLMIADVSFTSNQFTADEINLSRVYICEYCERCYTIPSSLHDHRQNEHYENSDYQCNICNSSFETYKSLSRHKTLHIKENDLEDLGIKQYYLCNYCNKTFLHYGTLMIHTSQHQQPLPYLCRLCNFQCATYKEVAEHRKNTHPYQSVLHERPNNLYHCQYCEKSFCHEVALIKHIRMHTGERPYKCSICGKGFSQTSGLYTHLKVHSNLRPYTCPQCPQTFKIKGDRDNHVKKHSGDRPYKCDFCEKAFMTQHVYSQHRKIHTNERPYKCDVCGEAFRRSHVLTVHMRRHTGAKPHTCDMCSKAYRQRGDLLKHKKIQHGVTTINSSGAVPSSRTALPSSGDISSSTESTTIFPIV, encoded by the exons ATGCTAAAACTTGTTCTTCAGACCCAGGAGGGTCAGCAGATAGAAGTAACTGTAAGCCCGGATGATACATTCGCAGACTTACAGCGACTGTACGAAAGTCCAGAAAATCCTGGCCTGTTCGAACTTCTCAAGCACCTCATTACCAGCGGGATAGACGTGGATGCGAGAACCAAAGTATTCGATTATGTTACAAACAGTA GTTCAACAGAATGGCTGGTCGAGGAATCGCTCGACGACATTAGCGGTCTACAAACAGTCGATACTTTACAAACTATAATCGAAGAGACACGGATAAAAGAATGCTGTGTAGAAGACTGTTCCAACACTAACCTGACAGCGCCGAATAAAGTCTTTTTTCCGTTGCCCACTGAGAAAGATAG attATCTGCGTGGTTGATGGGAATAGGGAAACCAGATCTGCTCAATGTGGGAATAGAATTTTCCACCGACATCGCAGATGAACACTTTGTTTGCGCAGATCATTTTGCACCTAGTCAATTTTTAAAGGGAACTGATCAGGTACTAAAACGACGAGCCTGCCCATCGCTGACACAGATCAACATAGAGGATCGGGCAAGTTCTTTGTCAAACCAGAAGCAAGATCCGTTGTACTTAGAAACTGAAACCTCGG ACAAATCACGTTTACCACAGATAATGGAAAGTAATAAGGATCTCGGTATCACAAATGCGTTTGATAGTGCAATACTAGATGAGTTTGACATTTTTAATGACGTAACTCACCCAGGTCGATTATGCAGACTATGTGGCGAGCATACCCTAGATCCTGTTTATCTCTTTTCGCCAAATGATCACAGCAACAACAAATGCACGGTGgctgataaaataaatatatgtctACCAATTACG GTAACCGCTAAGGATCCCCTGCCGAAACAAGTATGCGCACAGTGTTTGGAGAAACTTGACACATGTCACAAACTTGCGACGACATGTCTAGAAACGGAAGACAAATTGAAATCAAtgttcgaaatgaaaaaattccacgTAAATGTAGTCAATGACAAACGATGTCCGTTATGCATTTCTGGGAATATGCAAATTGTAACCAAGAGTGGAATTTACCGCAAAGATAAAGCCGAAAGTTTTCCagagatattgaaaaattccagtGCCCGCACTAGACAAATGTCACCCTCTAAGagcaacaataataaaacGGAAATTTTGAGTTCTGTTGATAGAGAACCTCTTCGGG atttctACACCGATATTCCTGCGTCGATAACACAATCGGAAGACTCGATCAAGAATGAAAATGTCCCACTAAGGTTGCCGTCGTATTTATCACAAGGTGAATTACTCTGTTCAATCTGTTCCCAAAAAGAAGACAACATTGAACAATTGACTGAGCATGCAAAGCAGCATAATGGATACCCATGCACGATTTGTGCAGATGTTAACTTTAAAACTGTAAATGAACAACAACTACACTTTCTCAGACACGGAGTTAACCGTGGATATTGCGAGACATGCTCTCTGGAATGGACGAATCCCACAGATGCTGCAGAGCATCTTAAAATCTGCAAACCCGAATTTTGGAGCCTTGAGTGTGCACATTGCGGGGAAAAATTTCCTCACATTGAAGCAGGAAACAAGCACAATTGCCAAATGTTGATAACAGAAGTGGAAGG GTTCAAATGTGATCTgtgtgggaaaaaatatatgcaaaaaattaatctaAACATGCACATGAGGACACACGAAAAGAGAGAAGCGGTTTACTACAAGTGTTCGTTTTGTAACAAACAATTCACACGAAAAGGAAGTCTCCACAAGCATGTTTCGACGTTGCACAGTGTAGTCGAGTCGGCCACAAGTCCTAAATGTTACAAATGCCGAAAGTGTGACGAGGCTTTTGTAACCTCGGCCAGCGCCGAAGCTCACATAACAGAGAAACACTTTAGTCAATTAATGATAGCAGATGTGAGTTTTACAAGCAATCAATTCACTGCagatgaaattaatttgtcCCGAGTGTACATCTGTGAGTACTGTGAGCGTTGTTATACGATCCCTAGTTCGTTACACGACCATAGGCAGAATGAACACTACGAAAATTCTGACTATCAATGCAACATTTGTAACAGTTCGTTCGAGACCTACAAATCGTTATCACGGCACAAAACGTTACACATTAAAGAAAATGACTTGGAAGATTTAGGCATAAAGCAGTATTATCTCTGTAACTATTGCAACAAGACATTTTTACATTATGGTACCTTGATGATTCACACATCTCAACATCAACAGCCGTTACCGTATCTATGCAGGCTTTGCAACTTCCAATGTGCGACTTACAAGGAGGTGGCTGAGCATAGGAAAAATACACATCCGTATCAGTCAGTTTTGCACGAACGACCCAATAATTTATATCACTGTCAGTACTGCGAAAAATCCTTCTGCCATGAAGTAGCATTAATCAAACATATCAGAATGCATACCGGTGAGAGACCTTACAAATGTTCAATATGCGGAAAAGGCTTCTCTCAAACATCTGGTCTATATACACATCTGAAAGTTCATTCTAACCTGAGACCGTACACCTGTCCACAGTGTCCACAGACGTTCAAAATCAAAGGCGATAGGGATAATCACGTAAAAAAACATTCGGGAGATCGTCCTTACAAATGTGATTTTTGCGAAAAGGCGTTCATGACGCAGCATGTCTACAGCCAACATCGTAAAATACATACAAACGAAAGACCTTACAAATGTGATGTTTGCGGTGAGGCTTTTAGAAGGTCGCATGTACTTACAGTCCACATGAGACGTCATACCGGTGCAAAACCGCACACGTGCGACATGTGCAGTAAGGCTTACAGGCAACGCGGCGATTTattaaaacataaaaaaatccAGCACGGCGTAACGACCATCAATTCGAGTGGCGCGGTGCCTAGTTCTAGGACCGCTCTTCCGTCTTCCGGTGATATTTCGAGTAGCACGGAATCAACAACCATTTTTCCAATCGTTTGA